The following DNA comes from Alkalicoccobacillus plakortidis.
TTTCAACAACAAATTGCTTAGCAGATGCAAATGTCATATGACTGTGACCATTCGAGTAGAACTCGGTTTCTTCTTTTTGAAGCACTACCGTTTCATTTAGAAGGGAGGACAACATCGGTGCAATAATCTTCTCACCTATACCCTGTCCTTGATCAAACGGCACACTTAACTCAATTTCAGCTTGTCCCGGCTTCAGACTATAAATATCCACATGACCGACCTCGAGACCTGCTCCTCTCAACATTTCCAACAACTCTTCTTCTTGCTGAAAGTGAGCTTCCTTCTCTTTTTGGATTTCTCTTGCAAAGTCGCCCATGACTTGGGATACACCTAACAATTGATCAGCAACTAACTTCCGGCTTTCTGATACCTGCTTCCTAAGCATTTGATTAACCTGATAGTGGCTATGCTCCATTACAATGGCCTGAACAACCTTTTCTGGCCGGATACAATGTTTGTTCCACTCCATCTGAAGGATCTGATCTTTTATCTCACCATTTTTAGCCGTTTCCGTCATAATTTTATTCATACAATCATACGTTTTATTAAAGTTCTGCACCCAGCACCGCTCTTTTTTAAAGCAGGTCTGGCATGTTTTTTCCGTTACATTGCTCAGAAAATAATCAACCTCTTTTTCATCACGCTCTAGGTCTTCACGTGGAGCAGGCATTTGAAAGCTATTGGACAATGTCTGAAACAGTGTCGAGAATTGCTCTACTCTACCTGCAGTCACGTCACGGATCTTCCGTAGATACTGTTGTTGTTCCGTAGCATATTCAACCGTACCCGGTATGTAGCGAGCGATATTTTGAATAACACGATTAGGCGTTAAGAAAAATAGTAAAATGGCTGCCAAAGTCTCTAGTAAGGTAGCGGATATTCCAGGTCCACCTTCTCCATACATACCTATTAGTAGCGTACCAACAAGTAGCCCAACAGCCACACCTACTTTTTTCCCCTCTTTAAGAAGTCCTCCTAATAAGCCTGAGAATGCTAATAGGCTCATTTGATACAAACTTGCGAGGCTAGCGAGACTTAAGATGAGGCCAGTTACCACTCCAACGGTTGAACCGATCGCTGCACCACCAACCAATCCAAAAATAAGCAATAGATATCTGGCGAGCACATGCTCCACTGTTACATCATTCCAAGCCCAAGCCCACCGTACCTGTCATAACCGAAGCCAACAAAATAATTAAGCAAATAATTTCTTCATTCTTTAAAGGTCTTTGCATTCGTTTTGCTGTTAAGAGAGGTACACTTTGTATAAAAATCATTGTTAAAATAAAACTCAGCCCAGATTCTACCGCGGCCATCATTAATGCGTAGCCTGAGATCGTTCCGGTACCGACAAAAACTAGACTAAGCCTTGATAGTAAACTCGCAGAGAAAACGAGGTATGGAAGGGCTTCTTTCTGATTGGGAACAAATTTAGAAACTGCTTTTTGTAAGAGGATATAGGCAATGATGGCGACAATGACAAACCCAACTTGTCCATGATAACTAAAGATAGCACCACCAAGTAATGAGAATGATGCAATCGCAGCCTTATCCCGTTTTAATAGATAGACAGCTGCTAAAAAGGGTAAGACAAAAGGTGTTAGTTCAGTTAAAATAACGGCTCGTCCAAGTAAAAAACCCATAATCGCAATTAGTAGACCCCACTGATAAAATGCTGTATCAAACCAGGAAATCGATTGTTGCTTAACTGACTCTGTGGTTCTTTGATAGATTTGGCCTGCTCGTGCAATCCACGCAGGTTCACTCCATAACTTAACAGCCTTTCTTAACATAAGACCCACCACCCTATTAGATTCGTGGTCTCATTATAAACAGGTTCCAGAGCAAGAATTTGTCATAATCACAGGGGAAGAAATCAGAATCGTTCGACTCATTTCAACCAGAACTAAAACGATTACACACAGTTATTAGCAAACCGTGGCAATATGAGCGCATATAACCACCTATTTTAAGTGCGCCTGCGATAATTTGGCATAAGGTTTTATTTTTTCTAGTGTTTCATCATGAAAAACCGCTTCAGATAGCCAATTTCAAAGAAACGACAAAAAAGATGTTGGGGGACAGATGTGTACAAATAATCTATAAAGAAGATCGCTGTAGTCCGTTCGTCGTCCAAATCAAAGAAGGAGATTCGGATCTTTGCGGGGTTTTCGGTGGTTCTCTTTCCTCTCGCGGGTATCGCTCTCTTCCCACGGGTATTTCTTCTGCTCTCACGGGTATCGATCTTCTCCCACGGGTATTCCTTCTACTCTTGCGGGTATCGCTCTCTTCCCACGGGTATTCCTTCTGCTCTCGCGGGTATCGCTCTTCTCCCACGCTTTTTATCACGCTGCTTCAATAGAACTTAACTATGTCCGAAGTGATCCCTCCCCCTCTTTTATTTTCGATAAACAAAAAAAGCCGAATCATTATGTGAGTGAATCCACACAATGGTTCGGCTTTTCTTATTGCTAGTACATTTCTGTGCTAGCCTCTTGTCTAATAATCAATAGCGGCGGAGGGGATCGAACCCCCGACCTCACGGGTATGAACCGTACGCTCTAGCCAGCTGAGCTACACCGCCTCAAAAGTCATTCTAAAATGACGACAAAACTAAATATACCTTCTTGCTCGGGACAAGTCAATTGTTTTTTGCACGAAAAAAAAGACAGATGCGAGATCTGCCTTTTATTTATTCAGTAAGGAGCGTATCAATACAGCAGTTTAGCCTCTTTTGGCACCGCGCCCTCCACGTTTGGATTCTGTTTGACGCTTAATTGTCGTTAATCGTTCCTCACTATCTTTTAAAAAGCGACTAACCTTGTCTTCAAACGTAACAGTTTGCCTAACGCTTCCTCTTGGACTACGATTTCCACCTTGAGGACGACTATTGTTGAATGGTCGGGACGGGCGTGAGGCAGCACTAGGACGTGAAGTCTGAGCTTGGCGCACTCCTGGACGGTCTTGAGCCTTTCTAATAGATAAGCCAATTTTTCCGTCTTTCTCAACGTTAACAACCTTAACTAGGACTTCTTCGCCAACCTTCAAAAACTCATTAATGTCTTTTACGTAGTTATCAGCAACCTCACTGATATGAACAAGTCCTGTGGTTCCGCCCGGTAATTCTACAAATGCACCGAAATGTGTAATGCCTGTCACTTTGCCCTGCACCTTGCTGCCTGCTTCAATTGACATGAAAAGATAGATCCTCCTTAGATATCTGTAAAAAAATCACTTTGAATTATAGTATAACCGAAAGCAAAAAAAGGTGTCAATCTGATGATGATTCTGGTAATTTATATAATGTTTCTCCAGGACGTGTCAAAAAGTAATCTCTCCTGAGTACTTCTCCAATATAATCAGGATTATTATAATTCTCAATTTCCTGCTCTAGCCTTTCCTGCTCTGCTATAAGCGCTTCTTGCTCTTCTTTTAGAGCTGCCTGCTCTTCCTTCTTTTCATTTATAGCTGAGGCCTGTGCAATTAATGTAGCCGAAACAATGCCTATAATGATAAACCCTATAATTCCAAGGGTTGTAAGACGTCTCATTAATCCACGTTTTCTCTTATGCTGCAGTTGCTTCTCCTGCTCGCGCTGCTTAATATATGCGGAATCTAATTCCCTTATCGTAGGTTTCCTGTTGGCCATTCACAATCACCTCGTGTCTTTCTTCTTCCATACAGAACGGCCAACCTCCTTTATTTTTATTAAAAAAGGTTTAACCCTCTGCCATTGCTTTGTTCCATTTATCCAACGTACAATTGGTCGAATCAACCACCATACCGGTTTCCATACAAATGAAAATAAGACTAGACAAATCTTCCAAACGATCGTTAATACTATCATACAAAAGCTGCTTATAAGATACAATATCCATTTTATCGGCTTAATGAACATGTAATACAAGCTTTTTTTTATGAACCGAATAATTCCAACAACAAGGGCAATAAGCCTGTCCAATAGATAATTAAAAACCGATTGTAATAAAGCTCGATAAGTGGCATAACCACAAAGAAGTGCTGCAAATACGTAAAATCTAAGCTCACCCATATTTGATTGGTACAACACATAGAATATGAGCAATGCGTGAACACACCAAAATAAAAAATCTCGTATGGCAACAACCCAGCTGAATGAGCGCGGTTGGTAGGTAAGCTTCCCATATGTATCTAGAGAAGCTCCAAGACACGCGCCCATTGCTAGCATCGACAACATGGTCTGAAGCTGTATAGTCAAACTCACTTAAATAACTTCCCTAAGAACCCTTTTGATTTATCCTGATTATTTTGATCTAAATAAATCATATCATGGATTTTACCCTCTATAGATACAAATCCTTGCTCTACATTTAAGTTTTTCATATGCAGGTTTTGACCTCTTACAGAAAGGAAACCCATCGTTGTTTCCATCAAAAATTCTTCATTATCAAAGCTTTCTACTTGTTTAACACCAGTAATATCTAGCTGTTTTCGCCCTACTAGTGTCACATCATGATCTTTTGTAACGCTCTCTCTACCCATCGGTGTCCCGAATTCAAACTGGTCCATTCCGCATCTCCCTCCAACAACTTTAGTACTTAACCATATGTTAAAAGGAGTGAGAATAGAACGAGCCTTATCCAGATAGAAAAGCTGCAGCTCATAGGCTAACAGCTTTTCATCCATCTATCCTTTTAGAAACTTAACAATTTCATGGTTCACTTTCTCTTTTTCTTCAAAAACTAAACCATGCCCACTATTCTCAAAAGGTACAACGGTTGATTCGGCAATTCCCTCGTTCATAAATGAGGTAAATTCAAATGGACAAATCTCATCATGTTTACCATGAAGGATAAGTGTTGGTACATGTACACTCGCGAGGTCAACTCGTCCATCTTCGTCCCTTAACGCTTCTGCGGAATGAATTGTTGCATGTGGTGTTGCTGTCAAACCTAGGTTTAAGAACCAATCATTAAATGCATCAGACATTTCTTGATGGAAGAACATTCCCCCAAAGTCTTTAAGCATTGCTTGTCGGTCCGCTTTCAGGTTTGAAATAATATCGTCTACTCCAGACTTTTCAAGGCCGTGTGGGTATTCATCTCGTTGTGTAAAGATTGGAGCCGCCGCACCTAAAAGAATGAGCTTACTAATTGGATTTTCTTTATACTTCGATAAATAACGAATCGCAATCGGACCACCCATAGAAAAACCTGCAAGTGCCGCATCTGTAAGCTCAAGCTTTGTCACCACTGCATGTATATCTGCTGCCATGGTGTCATAATCATATCCCGACCATGGTGCATCTGATTTACCATAACCTCGTAAATCAATTCCAATAAAACGATATCCGTGTTTTGGAAGCTCTGTCTGCTGATACTCAAACATTTTATGACTTACAGGC
Coding sequences within:
- a CDS encoding S1 domain-containing RNA-binding protein, which produces MSIEAGSKVQGKVTGITHFGAFVELPGGTTGLVHISEVADNYVKDINEFLKVGEEVLVKVVNVEKDGKIGLSIRKAQDRPGVRQAQTSRPSAASRPSRPFNNSRPQGGNRSPRGSVRQTVTFEDKVSRFLKDSEERLTTIKRQTESKRGGRGAKRG
- a CDS encoding FtsB family cell division protein, with the protein product MANRKPTIRELDSAYIKQREQEKQLQHKRKRGLMRRLTTLGIIGFIIIGIVSATLIAQASAINEKKEEQAALKEEQEALIAEQERLEQEIENYNNPDYIGEVLRRDYFLTRPGETLYKLPESSSD
- the yabQ gene encoding spore cortex biosynthesis protein YabQ, with amino-acid sequence MSLTIQLQTMLSMLAMGACLGASLDTYGKLTYQPRSFSWVVAIRDFLFWCVHALLIFYVLYQSNMGELRFYVFAALLCGYATYRALLQSVFNYLLDRLIALVVGIIRFIKKSLYYMFIKPIKWILYLISSFCMIVLTIVWKICLVLFSFVWKPVWWLIRPIVRWINGTKQWQRVKPFLIKIKEVGRSVWKKKDTR
- the yabP gene encoding sporulation protein YabP, coding for MDQFEFGTPMGRESVTKDHDVTLVGRKQLDITGVKQVESFDNEEFLMETTMGFLSVRGQNLHMKNLNVEQGFVSIEGKIHDMIYLDQNNQDKSKGFLGKLFK
- a CDS encoding alpha/beta fold hydrolase, with translation MGHYIEVEPNVNVYVEDVGEGTPIIFIHGWPVSHKMFEYQQTELPKHGYRFIGIDLRGYGKSDAPWSGYDYDTMAADIHAVVTKLELTDAALAGFSMGGPIAIRYLSKYKENPISKLILLGAAAPIFTQRDEYPHGLEKSGVDDIISNLKADRQAMLKDFGGMFFHQEMSDAFNDWFLNLGLTATPHATIHSAEALRDEDGRVDLASVHVPTLILHGKHDEICPFEFTSFMNEGIAESTVVPFENSGHGLVFEEKEKVNHEIVKFLKG